A DNA window from Acropora palmata chromosome 12, jaAcrPala1.3, whole genome shotgun sequence contains the following coding sequences:
- the LOC141860875 gene encoding long-chain-fatty-acid--CoA ligase 1-like isoform X1 codes for MKKSCLFSCDYLHILHGVCAEQVTFVGLGRNFSSKFLLFASEKPGISPDIGVALAVVSGSAFILALLHYYRHCSRQKAMVEPLPNPQSVEVEGTDGARRSALTSEIISRMYPDVTTVYEGFLRGMSVSNDGPCLGTRNNDSMQYTWLSYSQVHERATHAGAGLVALGCEPSQETLIGIYGSNCTEWILSDLACQMFSMISVPVYDTHGPEECIYIINHAELSTIACKGEKVSQLLKHAHSCKGLRNVIKMGSQITQEESKTAEGLGIKLITFADLEDLGKKRFEERKPAKAEDIFTICYTSGTTGTPKGAIITHGNLVADISAFLWSYGQRGFELTPDDVHLSFLPLAHMYERANEFLMFVNGVRIGFFRGDPKLLLEDFRELKPTFFSAVPRLLNRIYDKVSAGVAGSKLKSWIFQKALESKENDMKRGMPSKNTVWDYLVFRKVQNLLGGCLRQISSGSAPLSAKVTSFTRCVMGCHVSEGYGQTEATCAVTFQLYNDLSAAGHVGPPIPCNIVKLVDVEEMEYFAKSGQGEICVKGPNVFKGYFKDPQRTAETIDEKGWLHTGDIGEWLPNGTLRIIDRKKNIFKLSQGEYIAPEKIENVYLRSPFAAQVFVCGNSLKSFVVAIVVPDAEVLEVWARSKGLKGDMKELCQNETVYQAIFQDLLAKGKEGELNSLEQVKKIYLHPEMFSIENGLLTPTLKAKRLLLQRTFEEEIDRLYEQAEAEKSLEKAN; via the exons ATGAAGAAAAGCTGTCTTTTTAGCTGTGATTACTTGCATATTTTGCACGGAGTATGTGCGGAACAAGTTACATTTGTTGGTTTGGGAAGAAATTTTTCGTCAAAATTTTTACTGTTTGCCAGTGAAAAACCGG GAATATCGCCTGACATCGGCGTGGCTCTTGCTGTCGTATCAGGTTCAGCTTTTATTCTCGCTTTGCTACACTACTACCGACATTGCTCAAGACAGAAAGCCATGGTCGAACCACTACCGAATCCTCAATCTGTTGAAGTCGAG gGTACCGACGGTGCTCGAAGAAGCGCTCTGACCTCTGAGATCATTAGCAGGATGTACCCTGATGTTACTACAGTGTATGAAGGCTTCTTGCGCGGAATGAGCGTCTCGA ATGATGGTCCGTGTCTGGGAACAAGGAACAATGACAGCATGCAATATACATGGCTTTCGTACAGTCAG GTCCACGAGCGGGCGACGCACGCTGGTGCAGGCCTGGTTGCTCTGGGTTGTGAACCCTCGCAGGAGACTCTCATTGGAATCTATGGATCAAACTGTACAGag tgGATTTTATCTGACCTGGCCTGTCAGATGTTTTCGATGATCTCTGTTCCTGTATATGACACTCATGGTCCTGAAGAATGCATTTACATCATCAACCACG ccGAGCTTTCAACCATCGCTTGCAAAGGAGAAAAAGTCTCACAGCTTCTAAAGCATGCGCACTCATGCAAAGGACTCAGAAATGTCATAAAAATGGGTTCTCAGATCACCCAGGAGGAGAGCAAGACTGCCGAGGGTCTGGGGATTAAACTCATAACATTTGCGGATTTGGAA gATCTTGGAAAGAAGCGTTTTGAGGAAAGAAAG CCGGCCAAAGCTGAAGACATTTTCACCATCTGCTACACTAGCGGTACAACTG GTACGCCAAAGGGTGCCATTATAACACATGGCAATCTCGTTGCTGACATTTCGGCGTTCCTTTGGAGCTATGGTCAG CGCGGATTTGAGCTGACACCAGATGATGTTCACCTTTCATTCTTGCCACTCGCGCACATGTACGAGAGAGCAAACGAG TTCCTCATGTTCGTCAATGGCGTGAGGATTGGATTTTTCAGGGGTGATCCGAAACTTCTGCTTGAAGACTTCAGAGAGCTAAA GCCAACGTTTTTCTCAGCAGTTCCTCGATTACTAAACAGAATTTATGACAAG GTTTCGGCTGGAGTGGCAGGAAGTAAACTGAAATCATGGATTTTCCAGAAAGCACTAGAATCAAAAGAAAACGATATGAAAAG GGGAATGCCTAGCAAGAACACAGTGTGGGATTATTTGGTTTTCCGCAAAGTACAG AATCTCCTTGGAGGTTGCCTTAGACAAATTTCTTCCGGTTCGGCTCCGCTGTCAGCTAAGGTGACGTCATTTACTAGATGTGTCATGGGATGCCAC gTTAGCGAAGGTTACGGACAAACAGAGGCTACATGTGCAGTTACATTCCAATTGTACAACGATTTGTCTGCAG CTGGCCATGTCGGTCCACCTATTCCATGCAATATTGTTAAACTTGTGGACGTCGAGGAGATGGAATACTTTGCGAAAAGTGGACAGGGAGAG ATTTGCGTCAAAGGCCCCAACGTCTTCAAAGGGTATTTCAAGGATCCCCAAAGGACAGCTGAAACAATCGACGAGAAAGGCTGGCTCCACACTGGAGATATAGGAGAGTGGCTTCCA AATGGAACTTTGAGGATAATTGATCGAAAAAAGAATATATTCAAGTTGTCTCAG GGCGAGTATATAGCTCCAGAAAAAATCGAGAATGTTTATTTGCGAAGTCCATTTGCAGCTCAAGTTTTTGTCTGTGGTAACAGTTTAAAG TCCTTTGTAGTGGCAATTGTTGTCCCGGACGCTGAAGTCCTCGAGGTCTGGGCCCGAAGCAAAGGACTCAAGGGAGATATGAAAGAACTTTGTCAAAATGAG ACTGTGTACCAAGCCATATTTCAAGACCTGCTGGCCAAAGGTAAAGAAGGAGAGCTGAATTCATTAGAACAG GTTAAGAAAATCTACCTTCACCCAGAGATGTTTAGCATCGAAAATGGCCTCCTTACTCCAACACTCAAGGCCAAGAGACTACTTTTACAGCGAACGTTTGAGGAGGAAATCGATCGCTTGTATGAACAAGCAGAAGCGGAAAAAAGCCTTGAGAAGGCAAACTAA
- the LOC141860875 gene encoding long-chain-fatty-acid--CoA ligase 1-like isoform X2: MEGSNFGFKGISPDIGVALAVVSGSAFILALLHYYRHCSRQKAMVEPLPNPQSVEVEGTDGARRSALTSEIISRMYPDVTTVYEGFLRGMSVSNDGPCLGTRNNDSMQYTWLSYSQVHERATHAGAGLVALGCEPSQETLIGIYGSNCTEWILSDLACQMFSMISVPVYDTHGPEECIYIINHAELSTIACKGEKVSQLLKHAHSCKGLRNVIKMGSQITQEESKTAEGLGIKLITFADLEDLGKKRFEERKPAKAEDIFTICYTSGTTGTPKGAIITHGNLVADISAFLWSYGQRGFELTPDDVHLSFLPLAHMYERANEFLMFVNGVRIGFFRGDPKLLLEDFRELKPTFFSAVPRLLNRIYDKVSAGVAGSKLKSWIFQKALESKENDMKRGMPSKNTVWDYLVFRKVQNLLGGCLRQISSGSAPLSAKVTSFTRCVMGCHVSEGYGQTEATCAVTFQLYNDLSAAGHVGPPIPCNIVKLVDVEEMEYFAKSGQGEICVKGPNVFKGYFKDPQRTAETIDEKGWLHTGDIGEWLPNGTLRIIDRKKNIFKLSQGEYIAPEKIENVYLRSPFAAQVFVCGNSLKSFVVAIVVPDAEVLEVWARSKGLKGDMKELCQNETVYQAIFQDLLAKGKEGELNSLEQVKKIYLHPEMFSIENGLLTPTLKAKRLLLQRTFEEEIDRLYEQAEAEKSLEKAN, encoded by the exons ATGGAAGGATCTAATTTTGGCTTCAAAG GAATATCGCCTGACATCGGCGTGGCTCTTGCTGTCGTATCAGGTTCAGCTTTTATTCTCGCTTTGCTACACTACTACCGACATTGCTCAAGACAGAAAGCCATGGTCGAACCACTACCGAATCCTCAATCTGTTGAAGTCGAG gGTACCGACGGTGCTCGAAGAAGCGCTCTGACCTCTGAGATCATTAGCAGGATGTACCCTGATGTTACTACAGTGTATGAAGGCTTCTTGCGCGGAATGAGCGTCTCGA ATGATGGTCCGTGTCTGGGAACAAGGAACAATGACAGCATGCAATATACATGGCTTTCGTACAGTCAG GTCCACGAGCGGGCGACGCACGCTGGTGCAGGCCTGGTTGCTCTGGGTTGTGAACCCTCGCAGGAGACTCTCATTGGAATCTATGGATCAAACTGTACAGag tgGATTTTATCTGACCTGGCCTGTCAGATGTTTTCGATGATCTCTGTTCCTGTATATGACACTCATGGTCCTGAAGAATGCATTTACATCATCAACCACG ccGAGCTTTCAACCATCGCTTGCAAAGGAGAAAAAGTCTCACAGCTTCTAAAGCATGCGCACTCATGCAAAGGACTCAGAAATGTCATAAAAATGGGTTCTCAGATCACCCAGGAGGAGAGCAAGACTGCCGAGGGTCTGGGGATTAAACTCATAACATTTGCGGATTTGGAA gATCTTGGAAAGAAGCGTTTTGAGGAAAGAAAG CCGGCCAAAGCTGAAGACATTTTCACCATCTGCTACACTAGCGGTACAACTG GTACGCCAAAGGGTGCCATTATAACACATGGCAATCTCGTTGCTGACATTTCGGCGTTCCTTTGGAGCTATGGTCAG CGCGGATTTGAGCTGACACCAGATGATGTTCACCTTTCATTCTTGCCACTCGCGCACATGTACGAGAGAGCAAACGAG TTCCTCATGTTCGTCAATGGCGTGAGGATTGGATTTTTCAGGGGTGATCCGAAACTTCTGCTTGAAGACTTCAGAGAGCTAAA GCCAACGTTTTTCTCAGCAGTTCCTCGATTACTAAACAGAATTTATGACAAG GTTTCGGCTGGAGTGGCAGGAAGTAAACTGAAATCATGGATTTTCCAGAAAGCACTAGAATCAAAAGAAAACGATATGAAAAG GGGAATGCCTAGCAAGAACACAGTGTGGGATTATTTGGTTTTCCGCAAAGTACAG AATCTCCTTGGAGGTTGCCTTAGACAAATTTCTTCCGGTTCGGCTCCGCTGTCAGCTAAGGTGACGTCATTTACTAGATGTGTCATGGGATGCCAC gTTAGCGAAGGTTACGGACAAACAGAGGCTACATGTGCAGTTACATTCCAATTGTACAACGATTTGTCTGCAG CTGGCCATGTCGGTCCACCTATTCCATGCAATATTGTTAAACTTGTGGACGTCGAGGAGATGGAATACTTTGCGAAAAGTGGACAGGGAGAG ATTTGCGTCAAAGGCCCCAACGTCTTCAAAGGGTATTTCAAGGATCCCCAAAGGACAGCTGAAACAATCGACGAGAAAGGCTGGCTCCACACTGGAGATATAGGAGAGTGGCTTCCA AATGGAACTTTGAGGATAATTGATCGAAAAAAGAATATATTCAAGTTGTCTCAG GGCGAGTATATAGCTCCAGAAAAAATCGAGAATGTTTATTTGCGAAGTCCATTTGCAGCTCAAGTTTTTGTCTGTGGTAACAGTTTAAAG TCCTTTGTAGTGGCAATTGTTGTCCCGGACGCTGAAGTCCTCGAGGTCTGGGCCCGAAGCAAAGGACTCAAGGGAGATATGAAAGAACTTTGTCAAAATGAG ACTGTGTACCAAGCCATATTTCAAGACCTGCTGGCCAAAGGTAAAGAAGGAGAGCTGAATTCATTAGAACAG GTTAAGAAAATCTACCTTCACCCAGAGATGTTTAGCATCGAAAATGGCCTCCTTACTCCAACACTCAAGGCCAAGAGACTACTTTTACAGCGAACGTTTGAGGAGGAAATCGATCGCTTGTATGAACAAGCAGAAGCGGAAAAAAGCCTTGAGAAGGCAAACTAA